In Rhinoderma darwinii isolate aRhiDar2 chromosome 9, aRhiDar2.hap1, whole genome shotgun sequence, the following are encoded in one genomic region:
- the LOC142660619 gene encoding uncharacterized protein LOC142660619, whose amino-acid sequence MISLSALEIGPPSRLPLWGFLLPRKQEAQDEQIRKQEAQDEQIRKQEVQDEQIRKQEAQEEQIRKQEAQDEQIRKQEAQEEQIRKQEAQEEQIRKQEAQEEQIRKQEAQEEQIRKQEAQEEQIRKQEAQEEQIRKQEAQDEQIRKQEAQEEQIRKQEAQEEQIRKQEAQEEQIRKQEAQDEQIRKQEAQEEQIRKQEAQEEQIRKQEAQDEQIRKQEAQEEQIRKQEAQEEQIRKQEAQEEQIRKQEAQDEQIRKQEAQEEQIRKQEAQEEQIRKQEAQDEQIRKQEAQEEQIRKQEAQEEQIRKQEAQDEQIRKQEAQDEQIRKQEAQAT is encoded by the exons ATGATATCACTAAGTGCTCTGGAGATCGGACCCCCGAGTCGTCTTCCGCTGTGGGGGTTTCTCCTGCCCAG GaaacaggaggctcaggatgaacagatcAGGaaacaggaggctcaggatgaacagatcAGGAAACAGGAGGTTCAGGATGAACAGATCAGGAAACAGGAGGCTCAGGAGGAACAGATCAGGaaacaggaggctcaggatgaacagatcAGGAAACAGGAGGCTCAGGAGGAACAGATCAGGAAACAGGAGGCTCAGGAGGAACAGATCAGGAAACAGGAGGCTCAGGAGGAACAGATTAGGAAACAGGAGGCTCAGGAGGAACAGATCAGGAAACAGGAGGCTCAGGAGGAACAGATCAGGAAACAGGAGGCTCAGGAGGAACAGATCAGGaaacaggaggctcaggatgaacagatcAGGAAACAGGAGGCTCAGGAGGAACAGATCAGGAAACAGGAGGCTCAGGAGGAACAGATTAGGAAACAGGAGGCTCAGGAGGAACAGATCAGGaaacaggaggctcaggatgaacagatcAGGAAACAGGAGGCTCAGGAGGAACAGATCAGGAAACAGGAGGCTCAGGAGGAACAGATTAGGaaacaggaggctcaggatgaacagatcAGGAAACAGGAGGCTCAGGAGGAACAGATCAGGAAACAGGAGGCTCAGGAGGAACAGATTAGGAAACAGGAGGCTCAGGAGGAACAGATCAGGaaacaggaggctcaggatgaacagatcAGGAAACAGGAGGCTCAGGAGGAACAGATCAGGAAACAGGAGGCTCAGGAGGAACAGATTAGGaaacaggaggctcaggatgaacagattAGGAAACAGGAGGCTCAGGAGGAACAGATCAGGAAACAGGAGGCTCAGGAGGAACAGATTAGGaaacaggaggctcaggatgaacagatcAGGaaacaggaggctcaggatgaacagatcAGGAAACAGGAGGCTCAGGCGACATGA